CCTGGGTCGTGCGCCCGATGACGTCCTTCCGCAGCGGCACGGGAGACTCTCCGCGCAGCACCCCCGCCGACGCCTCGCTCAGCGCGAGCGTGCCGTACTCGCCCTGCGACGCGAGGAGGCCGCGAGCGAGGAGCTGGCGGATGACGCTGCGCCAGTCCTGCTCGGAGAGGTCCTCGCCGATGCCGTACGTCGAGAGCCGGTCGTGCCCCAGCTTGCGGATGCGGTCGGTCGACGCGCCGCGCAGGATGTCGATCAGATGCCCGGCGCCGAAGGACTGCCCGCGCTCGCGCTGGAGCCGCACGATCGTCGACAGCAGCTTCTGCGCCGCGACGAGGCCGTCCCACGTCTCCGGAGGCTCGAGGCACGTGTCGCAGTTGCCGCACGGGCCCGACTCCTGGCCGAAGTAGTCGAGCAGGTTCTGGCGACGGCAGGCGACCGTCTCGCACAGCGCGAGCATGGCGTCGAGGTGCTGCGACTGCCGCTGCTGGATCGCACGATCGCCGTCGCTCTGCTGGATCATGCGCCGCTGCTGCACGACGTCGCCGAGACCGTAGGCCATCCAGGCGACCGCGGGCGCCCCGTCCCTCCCCGCGCGCCCCGTCTCCTGGTAGTACCCCTCGACGGACTTCGGCAGGTCGATGTGGGCGACGAAGCGCACGTCGGGCTTGTCGATGCCCATCCCGAACGCGATGGTGGCGACGACGACGACGCCGTCCTCGCGGAGGAAGCGCGACTGGTGCGCCGCGCGCACGCCGGCCTCGAGACCCGCGTGGTACGGGATCGCGTCGATGCCCTGCTGCGCGAGGTACGCGGCGGTCTGCTCGACCGACTTGCGGCTGAGCGCATACACGATGCCCGCCGACCCCTCGGGCTGCGCGCGGATGAACTGCAGCAGCTGCTTGCGCGGCTCCGCCTTCGGCTCGATGCGGTAGCGGATGTTCGGGCGGTCGAAGCTCGCGACGAAGTGCCTCGCCTCGGGAAGCCGCAGGCGCTCGGTGATCTCGCGGTGCGTCTCGCGGGTCGCCGTGGCGGTGAGCGCCAGCCGCGGCACGCCGGGGAAGCGCTCGGCGAGGCCGCCGAGCGCGAGGTAGTCGGGACGGAAGTCGTGGCCCCACTGGCTGACGCAGTGCGCCTCGTCGATCGCGATCACGCTGAGCGCGCCCCGTTCGAGCAGGCGCAGCGTCTGCTCGCCGTTCAGTCGCTCGGGGGCGACGTACAGCAGGTCGAGCTCGCCCGCGAGGTACGCGCGCTCGACGCCCGCACGCTCCGCGGCCGTCTGCGTGGAGTTCAGGTACGCCGCACGCACGCCGTTCGCCACGAGCGCGTCGACCTGGTCGTGCATGAGCGCGATGAGCGGCGACACGACGAGCCCGGTCCCCTCGCGCACGAGCGCCGGGACCTGGTAGCAGACGCTCTTGCCGCCGCCCGTGGGCATCAGCACGACGGCGTCCCCGCCGGAGATCACCTGATCGACGATCGCCGCCTGATCGCCGCGGAACGCCTCGAAGCCGTAGACGGTGCGCAGCGCGTCGAGCGCCGACGGGAAACGGGACGGCGCGGACACCGGACGCTCGACCGGGGCGGGGGCCGTGCGCGGCCGCTCGACCGGCGGCTCCCAGCCTCCGTCCGGAGCCGCTCCGTCGTCGGGCGGCACGTCGCCATACGGATCGTCCGTGGGGCCCCAGCTGTCGTCGTCCGGGATGCGCGCGACGATCCACGGATCGCCCTGGGGGTCGTTCCGGGGAGTCGCGGGCATGCGTCGATTCTACGGAACCGCGCCGACACGACGCCGTCCTGTGGAGAGGGGCGGCCCACGGCGGCGTCAACTGACCTACCGTGGGACGGGACGGAAGGAGCTCCCCATGAGCAACCTCACGGTGACCCGGAACGACGAGCTGAGCCGGTACGAGCTGCACGACGCCGAGGCGGACGCCCTGGCCGGCTTCGCGGAGTTCGAGCAGGGAGAGGGACGGGTCCGCTTCACGCACACGGTCGTCGACCCCGCGTTCCGCGACCGCGGCTACGGCGACGTGCTCACATCGGAGGCACTGTCGGACGTCGCCCGCCGCGGCGACGTGATCGTCCCGCTGTGCCCGTTCGTCGCCTCCTACCTCAAGCAGAACGAGGTCGCCGGCGCGATCGTGCAGTGGCCCCACGGCACGCCCCACGACGCGGCGACCCCGGGAGAGCAGTCCAGCTGACGCGAGCCGGCGCCGGGCAGCGCTCCGGCAGCCACGGCGCCCGCACGACTTAGGCTGTCCTCTGTGACCCGCGCGCCCGCCATCCCCACACGCGTCCTGCTCGTCTGCGCCGCGATCGGGGTCGCGACCGGCATCCTGGGCGGCATCGAGGGCTGGCTCGTCGTCCCCGTGCTCGCCGGGGCGCCCATCATCTACGGCTTCATCCTCGGCGTGCACGTGCTGCCGGGGGTGATCGCGCAGGAGCTGCTGCGCCGCCCCTGGGTCGCCCTCCTGGCGCACCTGCTCGCCGCGCTCGTCAGCTGCGCCGTGGCCCCTCCGTACACGCCGCAGTTCCTCGGGACGGCGCTGCTGTTCGGGGGTCTCCAGGAGGGCATCGCGGCCCTCTTCCGGTACCGCACGTGGAGCTGGTGGCGGTTCCTCATCTCCGGCGTCGTCATCGGCGCGTTCATCGCCCTCGTCGTCGCGGTCGCCGCCGACATCGCCGCGCTGCCGCTGTGGGCTCAGATCAGCTACATCGTCCTCTCCCTGCTCGGACCCGTCGCATGGACCCTCGTCGGACTGGCCGTGGGAGCCGGCCTGCGACGTGCCGGCGTCGCCGCGCCGAGGCGACACCCCTCCCGCACTCGGTGAGCGCCTCTCGTCCGCACCGTGATCCCACGCGGGTAAGGCGAAGCTAAGTTAGAGGGATGACCTCTGACAAGACGCTGCTCCTGCGCGTGAGCGGCGTCGGCGTCACCCACGTCGGCTCCGACCGTCCGGCACCCGCGGACGTCTCGTTCGACGTCCACGCCGGCGAGGTCGTCCTCGTGCTCGGCCCGAGCGGCTCGGGCAAGTCGACCCTCACGCTCACGCTCGACGGCCTCATCCCGCACGCGGTCGACGCCGACCTCGACGGGACCGTCGAGGTCGGCGGCATCGACACCCGCGCGAGCACGCCCGCAGAGCTCAGCACGCGCGTCGGCATGGTCTTCCAGGACCCGGATGCCCAGATCGTCACGGGATCCGTGCTCGACGAGGTCGCCTTCGCACTCGAGAACCTCCTCCTGCCCGTCGACGAGGTCCTGTCGCGCGGCGAGGCGGCGCTGCGGCGGATGGGGCTGTGGGAGCGCCGCGACGACGATCCGGACGCGCTCTCCGGCGGCGGACGCCAGCGGCTCGCGATCGCGTGCGCGCTGGCGACCGGCTCGCCCGTCCTCGTGCTCGACGAGCCGACGGCGAACCTCGACCCCGTCGGGATCGACGACGTCTACGCCGCGCTGCGCGACGTCGTCGCCGGAGGCGACCGCGCCGTCGTGCTCGTCGAGCACAACCTCGACACGGCGGTCGCGCTCGCGACGCGCGTCGTCGTGATCGACGGGGACGGCCGGCTCGCGTTCGACGGCCCCGCGCGCGCGGTGCTGCGCGACGAGGTGGACACGCTCGAACGGCTCGGCGTCTGGCTGCCGTCGACGCTGCTCGCCGCCCGGCGGCTGCGCGCGGCGGGCTGGCGGATGGACCCCCTTCCCCTCACCCCCGACGAGCTCGCCTCGGCTCTCGGCGCGCAGCCGACCGCCGCGGGCCGCGGCGCGGACGACGCCGCGGACGACGCGGCGCCGTCGCCCGGCACGCCCCCGGCATCCGGCTCCGGCTCCGGCTCCGGCGAGGGGGAGGCCCCCGCCGGGCAGCACGGCATCCGGGTGCGGGGACTCACCGTCCGCCGGCTCCGGCGGGCGCTCGTGCACGACATCGACCTGGACCTGCCCGGCGGCTCGTTCACGGCCGTCGTCGGCACGAACGGAGCGGGGAAGACGACGCTCGTCCAGGCCGTCGCGGGCGTCGTCGCCCCGCCGAGGGGGAGCGTCGTCATCGACGGCATCGACATCGGCCGCGCCTCTCCGCGCGAGATCGCCGCGCACGTCGGCTTCGTCTTCCAGAACCCCGAGCATCAGTTCGTGGCGCACACCGTCTTCGACGAGCTCGCGCACGGCCTGCGCATCCGGCGCACGCCCGAGGGGGAGGTCCGTGAGCGGGTCGACGCGATGCTCGACCGGTTCGGCCTCGCCCACCACGCCGAGACGCATCCGTTCCGGCTCTCCGGCGGGCAGAAGCGACGGCTGTCCGTGGGCACCGCCCTCATCACGGGCCCGCGCGTGCTCGTGCTCGACGAACCCGTCTTCGGGCAGGACAGGGCCCGCGCCGAGGAGCTGCTGGCCCTGCTCCGCGAGCTGCACGCCGAAGGCACGACGATCGTGATCGTCACGCACGACCTCTCGCTCGCCGCCCGTCACGCCACGCACGTCGCGGTCATGGCCGACGGCGCGCTCGCACGCTTCGCTCCGGCGGGAGAGGTGTTCTCCGACGCGCCCCTCCTCGAGCGCTCCGGCCTGCGGCTGCCCGCGCTGCAGCGGGTCCTCGCGGCCCATCCCGCGG
This window of the Microbacterium sp. AB genome carries:
- the recQ gene encoding DNA helicase RecQ translates to MPATPRNDPQGDPWIVARIPDDDSWGPTDDPYGDVPPDDGAAPDGGWEPPVERPRTAPAPVERPVSAPSRFPSALDALRTVYGFEAFRGDQAAIVDQVISGGDAVVLMPTGGGKSVCYQVPALVREGTGLVVSPLIALMHDQVDALVANGVRAAYLNSTQTAAERAGVERAYLAGELDLLYVAPERLNGEQTLRLLERGALSVIAIDEAHCVSQWGHDFRPDYLALGGLAERFPGVPRLALTATATRETHREITERLRLPEARHFVASFDRPNIRYRIEPKAEPRKQLLQFIRAQPEGSAGIVYALSRKSVEQTAAYLAQQGIDAIPYHAGLEAGVRAAHQSRFLREDGVVVVATIAFGMGIDKPDVRFVAHIDLPKSVEGYYQETGRAGRDGAPAVAWMAYGLGDVVQQRRMIQQSDGDRAIQQRQSQHLDAMLALCETVACRRQNLLDYFGQESGPCGNCDTCLEPPETWDGLVAAQKLLSTIVRLQRERGQSFGAGHLIDILRGASTDRIRKLGHDRLSTYGIGEDLSEQDWRSVIRQLLARGLLASQGEYGTLALSEASAGVLRGESPVPLRKDVIGRTTQAAVRKVTAADTLAPDDRDLFEALRAWRAEQAREQGVPAYIVFGDATLRALAEHRPTTLPQLDGITGIGAKKRDAYGDSVLAVIARH
- a CDS encoding GNAT family N-acetyltransferase — translated: MSNLTVTRNDELSRYELHDAEADALAGFAEFEQGEGRVRFTHTVVDPAFRDRGYGDVLTSEALSDVARRGDVIVPLCPFVASYLKQNEVAGAIVQWPHGTPHDAATPGEQSS
- a CDS encoding ECF transporter S component, whose amino-acid sequence is MTRAPAIPTRVLLVCAAIGVATGILGGIEGWLVVPVLAGAPIIYGFILGVHVLPGVIAQELLRRPWVALLAHLLAALVSCAVAPPYTPQFLGTALLFGGLQEGIAALFRYRTWSWWRFLISGVVIGAFIALVVAVAADIAALPLWAQISYIVLSLLGPVAWTLVGLAVGAGLRRAGVAAPRRHPSRTR
- a CDS encoding ABC transporter ATP-binding protein, whose amino-acid sequence is MTSDKTLLLRVSGVGVTHVGSDRPAPADVSFDVHAGEVVLVLGPSGSGKSTLTLTLDGLIPHAVDADLDGTVEVGGIDTRASTPAELSTRVGMVFQDPDAQIVTGSVLDEVAFALENLLLPVDEVLSRGEAALRRMGLWERRDDDPDALSGGGRQRLAIACALATGSPVLVLDEPTANLDPVGIDDVYAALRDVVAGGDRAVVLVEHNLDTAVALATRVVVIDGDGRLAFDGPARAVLRDEVDTLERLGVWLPSTLLAARRLRAAGWRMDPLPLTPDELASALGAQPTAAGRGADDAADDAAPSPGTPPASGSGSGSGEGEAPAGQHGIRVRGLTVRRLRRALVHDIDLDLPGGSFTAVVGTNGAGKTTLVQAVAGVVAPPRGSVVIDGIDIGRASPREIAAHVGFVFQNPEHQFVAHTVFDELAHGLRIRRTPEGEVRERVDAMLDRFGLAHHAETHPFRLSGGQKRRLSVGTALITGPRVLVLDEPVFGQDRARAEELLALLRELHAEGTTIVIVTHDLSLAARHATHVAVMADGALARFAPAGEVFSDAPLLERSGLRLPALQRVLAAHPAASAAIAAAQTEVAA